CCATATAATACTTGTCCTTTATATCCTGAGCGGACCCCCTGTCGGGGGAGTCGTCAAGACGCGAGGAGCGCACCGGAGCGTAAAAATCGTTGAGGCTGTCCGCATCCGTGAAAAATCCCGCCCCCTGGTCCGTCGCCGGAGCCGGATGAGGCTCTTCCTTCACCTTCCCCCCGAAGAACTCCACCGACTCGTCCATCCAGGATTTGGTGTAGGTTATTTCTTCTTTCACGGTTTTGGGCGCGTCCGCTTTTTGGGGCGGCTCCACCTTTGGAATCTCCGGTTTTGGAGTTTCCACTTTTGGGATTTCCACTTTCGGGACTTCCGGTTTTGGAATTTCTGTTTTTAAAACTTCTGTTTTTAAAACTTCTTCCGCCATCGGTTTCGGTGCGGGTTCCGGCTTTGCCGCATCCGGCGTCGTTTTCTTCGGCTGCAGGGCGTCCATTTTCCCGGCCTCATCCAGCAGGTCCGCAAGCAACTTTCCGTCGGAAATACCGGCAAAGCGCAAAAAGGACACGTAACTGACGACCTTTTGAAGGTCCGCTTCACTCAGCGCGCAGATCATTCGATAAAGTTTCTCCCGGTCCACGGATGGCCCTTTCGTCACGAAAAAAACCCCTTTCCGAATGTAAAAATCATTGTACACCGCCCCGACGGACGCGAGGATCGACCAGTACGCAAAGCAGGTCCGCAAGAAGATTGCAGCCCACCGTCAGGAGCGCCAGAAGAAAAAACGCGGCCCCCGCCGAGGGATAATCGTGGGAATTGGTGGCCTCCAGCAGAAAACGGCCCGCTCCGTTCAGGGAAAACACCGTCTCCGTAATCACGGCTCCGCTCACCACTCCCGGCAGGGAGAGCAAAAGGATCGTCACCACGGGGGGCAGCACGGATCGAAAGGCGTGGTTCCAGATCACACGCCTTCTCGGCAGTCCCCGGGCAATCGCCATGAGAACATAATCTTCTCCCAAAGCCTTCACCATCATATTGCGAACGTAAAGCGCCCAGCCCCCGAAACTCAGGACGACCAGGGAAAACAGGGGAAGCGCCAGATGCCACAGGTAATCCACCGCTCCCGCGAGACCCGTCCGGGGCGGAATGGAGGAGCTGCCGCTCAGGGGAAAGATCGGCCACAGCCACGCGAACCCCATCAGCAGAAGAATCTGCACGAAAAACGAGGGAAAGGAAAAGGACGCCGCGCCGCTCCAGAGCACAAGCCGCTCCACAATCGAGCCACGTCTCAGCGCCGCCTTCACCCCCAAAAAGATGCCCAGAGCCGCGGAAAACAGCAGCGCCGGAAGCAGAAGCGCCACCGTATTGGGAACGCGGTTTTTCAGCTCATCCCACACCGGCTGCCCCGTCATCATGGACAGCCCAAACCGGAAGGACAGCATCTCCCGTATATAGACGAAAAACTGCTCCCTCAGAGGCCGGTCCAGCCCCCACTGAGCGGCGAGCTGCTGTTTCGCCTCAGGGGAAAAACGCGGATCCACGATGCCGGTCAGAGGATCCCCGGGCATGATGCGGAAAAGAAAGAAGTTCAGCACCAGCACGATCGCCAGCACCGCCAGAGCTCCGCCGAGACGCTTCGCAAAAGCCTTCATTCTTCTCCCTCCAGTCTTTCCTTCGTCGTCGTCATCAATTCATCATCATCAATTCATCATTATCGATACGGCGTCGCTCACCGCCCGGGCGGAAGGGGTGGAAACCGCGGCGGGAGCGTACAGCAAATAATGTTCGTTTCGCGTCATGTGCACGTACTCCCCCGTTCGGGACTCCCGAAAGGTGAAGGGCCCCGTCCCGATCAGTTCGGTCATCTCCGTGCCGTCCAGCGCCGAATGAATGCGCAGCGTGGGCTGCCAGGCCCGCCAGTCCGGCACATTTTCCAGAATGTGTTTCGGCAGAACCGGCATTCCTCCAATGTTGTGCAGGTGCCAGTAACTCGTATTCGCCAGGGCCACGCGCAGAATCCGCGAGTCTTTGTCGACCTCAATGGATTCAATATCCTTTACGCTGTCATAAAAACGGGGAATATTACGATCTTTGATGTACCCAAGGGAAAAAGCCACGTCCTCCACGGTCAAAGGCCGGCCGTCCTGCCATTTCAGCCCGTCTCGCAGCGTAAAAGTGAGGACCGAGCCCTTTTCTCCCGTCGTGATGTCCCAGCTCTCGGCCAGCCAGGGAACGTCCTCGAAGGTCCAGGGGTCCACGGAAAGCATTGAGTCGTAAATCGTTCCCAGCACCGTCCAGTCATAGGCCGTCGTGGAAACAAAGGGATTCAGCGTCCGGATTTCCTCGGGAATATTCCAATAGATGGGCCGGTCCGGGCCTTCCTTCGGGGTCATGGAAATGAGCGTCAGCATGTTGTCCGAGGTGGAGCGCTCGGTGGTGAAAACGCCGTTCCAGTCGCTGCGTATCGCCGCCACCGAATAACGGCTGTAGATGGGCGCCACCGGAACCAGCCGGCAGAGAAGTTTCTGGGCCTCCAAAGCCCGAACCCGCGCCGCGGCCTCGTCGGGAGCGTAACGCAAGCCGGCCAGAACGCCGTCCAGCTCGGGGTCCGCGATGCCGCTCAAATTATACCCTCCCTCCACGTCCATGGAAGAGTGATAAAAAGCGTAAAGAACGTCCGGATCCCGCGACATCGTCCAGGCGTTGGTGCAGGCGTCGAAGTCATGACGGTCCACCCGGGCCAGCATGGTCTGAAAGTCGATGGGCTCCGCCTCCACGGGAAGCCCCAGCTCGTTCAGCGCGTCCGCCATGAGCTGGGCGATTTCGGTGGTCGTCGCGGCCACGGAGGAGGGCGGGCAGAGAATCTTCGTCGGAGGAACCGGTTGTCCGTCCGGCGCGATCAGCCGCCCGAACCGGTCCCAGGTCCACCCGGCGGAGGCCAGACGGCTGCGGGCCGCCTCCATCCCCTGCGGAAGTTCCTCGGGCGACGGGTCGCACCAGGGAGAAACAGGCGGCAAATACGTGGTCAGAGGCTCGCAGTATCCGGAGAACAGATCCCGCGTCCACTGCCGGCGCTGAACCACCTGCGCCGCGGCCTGCCGAAGCTCCACCCGGTTCCAGGGAAATTTTCGAGTGTTGAAAGTAATCATAAAAGAGTGAAAGGTAGGGGCAAGAGACAGCTCCACCCCTCCGGACTCAGACAGCCGCCGGATGTCCGCCGGACGGTAAATGTCCGACAGAACGTCGAGTTTGCCCGTGGACATGGCCAGAAGCTGGGCGTCCATATCCCGGATGACGGGATAATAAAGGTCCTTCATCCTGGGGCCCTCAAACTGGAAAATATCGAAGGACGAAGCCAGAGCGGGCGGAGGAGAAAGAAGCGATACGAAAACGGCGCAAAAAAACACCGTAAAAAACGTAAGAGAGAAGAAGGCAAACAAAGGCTCCTTCGTCAAACGTCCCCAAAAACGCGCTCCGGTGCGTTTCATCGCCTTTTCTCTC
The Synergistaceae bacterium genome window above contains:
- a CDS encoding ABC transporter permease translates to MKAFAKRLGGALAVLAIVLVLNFFLFRIMPGDPLTGIVDPRFSPEAKQQLAAQWGLDRPLREQFFVYIREMLSFRFGLSMMTGQPVWDELKNRVPNTVALLLPALLFSAALGIFLGVKAALRRGSIVERLVLWSGAASFSFPSFFVQILLLMGFAWLWPIFPLSGSSSIPPRTGLAGAVDYLWHLALPLFSLVVLSFGGWALYVRNMMVKALGEDYVLMAIARGLPRRRVIWNHAFRSVLPPVVTILLLSLPGVVSGAVITETVFSLNGAGRFLLEATNSHDYPSAGAAFFLLALLTVGCNLLADLLCVLVDPRVRRGGVQ
- a CDS encoding ABC transporter substrate-binding protein, encoding MREKAMKRTGARFWGRLTKEPLFAFFSLTFFTVFFCAVFVSLLSPPPALASSFDIFQFEGPRMKDLYYPVIRDMDAQLLAMSTGKLDVLSDIYRPADIRRLSESGGVELSLAPTFHSFMITFNTRKFPWNRVELRQAAAQVVQRRQWTRDLFSGYCEPLTTYLPPVSPWCDPSPEELPQGMEAARSRLASAGWTWDRFGRLIAPDGQPVPPTKILCPPSSVAATTTEIAQLMADALNELGLPVEAEPIDFQTMLARVDRHDFDACTNAWTMSRDPDVLYAFYHSSMDVEGGYNLSGIADPELDGVLAGLRYAPDEAAARVRALEAQKLLCRLVPVAPIYSRYSVAAIRSDWNGVFTTERSTSDNMLTLISMTPKEGPDRPIYWNIPEEIRTLNPFVSTTAYDWTVLGTIYDSMLSVDPWTFEDVPWLAESWDITTGEKGSVLTFTLRDGLKWQDGRPLTVEDVAFSLGYIKDRNIPRFYDSVKDIESIEVDKDSRILRVALANTSYWHLHNIGGMPVLPKHILENVPDWRAWQPTLRIHSALDGTEMTELIGTGPFTFRESRTGEYVHMTRNEHYLLYAPAAVSTPSARAVSDAVSIMMN